The Streptomyces sp. WZ-12 genome segment CGCAACTTCGGGCGCAGCGGCGCCTTTTCGTCCTCGGGCGCCGCCCGCAGCCGTACCGCCGTCGTGGCATTGCCGGTGTTCTCCAGCACGATCAGGTTGCTGCTCCACAGCACCCCGAACACCCGGGGCCGCGCCAGTTGCGGCTCGATGTCGTGGAACTCGCCGACGGAGATGACCGCTTCGGGCACGGCTACCGCATGCGGGTCCTCCACCGAGGCGACATGCACCGCGAACGTCAGCGGGCCGGGTGCCAGTTCGCTGTCCCGCGGGAGGGTGAGGGGGATGTTGATCTTCTCGTGGTTGCCCGGGTAGACCGGGACCCGGCCGAGGTCCGACTCGGTGTCCGGCCAGTCAGCGGGCGGTCCGAGCAGTCGCAGTCGGTAGGCGTCCACGATCCGGCTCTCGTTCCACACCCGCAGATGGACGGTGAGCGAGCTGCCGGGCCTGATCACGTCCTCGGGAGCGATCAGTTCCGCCCGTACGCTCATGATGCCTGCCGGCTGAAGAACTGGATCTCGGCCATGGCGACGGGCATGCGCGGCTTCAGCCCGGGGTTGACCGCCGCGATCCGCACCTCCAGCGCGGTCACGCCGTCGATGCCCAGGTCGAAGCGCTGGGGTCCTGGCTGGTCACCGAGATTGATGGTCTTCTCCACAACTCCCAGGTCGGTGGTGGTCGCGGTCACCGTGATCTTCGTCGGTCGACCGGCCTCGAAGAACTGACCGGGCGTCTTCGACGCACCGTTGACGATGACGAGGGAGGTCAGCCGGAACGGTGCCTGGAATGTGGCCGTCCAGTATTCGCCGACCACGTCCTGGCCGCTGCCCTGCGGCGCCCATGCCTTGTTGTCGACACCGTCGGACGCCAGGTCGGGACCGAAGCCCTTGGCGGAGCTGGAGGCGGAGACGGACTCCGGCGCGACCATGTGCTGGGCCAGGAAACGGTCCTTGACCAGTGGCACCGCACGCTCCGCGGCGGCAGCGACGCTGCCCATCGAGACCCCGGCGACCAGGCACACCGGCAGCGCGGCGAGCAGGACGTTCCAGCGGCGGTCCCAGTGCCACACCTCGGGCCGTTCCACGTACTCCTGGCGCAGCCGTTCCCAGCGGGTGGGCACCGGTGGCTCGGGCTCCGGGCGCAGCAGGGCGCCGCAGGGATGGCAGTACGTCCGGGACTCCGCGTTGGGCTCCCGGCACTCGGGGCACAGCAGGAGGTGTGACAGGTCGATGGGTGGTGTGTCCGCGACCGCGTGAGTGTGCTCGTACGGTGCGGTCTGCAGGACGAGTTCGCCGGTGATGACCCGGGGGTAGGCGGCAGTGGGCTCCGGCACGGGCGCGGCGTATCCGGGGTAGTCCGACCAGGGCGCGGCGGCCGGGGACGGCTCCAACACCCTGGCGTCGGCGGGCGGGGCGGGCTCCGGGGGGCCGTTCCACGGCTGGGGCCGCGCCGTCGGCGGGGCGGGTGGCGAGGTCGGTTGCGCGAAGAGCGGGTCGGGCCCGGTAGCCGGGGCGGGCTCCGGCCGTACCGCCCGGTTCCGGCCGGTGGTGTCCCACCCCAGATATGCGCCGCACGAGACGCAGAACATCTCGCCCGGGTAGGCCACCACCCCACAACTGCCGCACATGTCCCGCTCGTCGGGCTGATGCCAACCCCGGTGGCCGGACGAGGCCGATCCCATCAGCGGCCACCTCCTGGTGCGTGCGGTGCACTCAGCGGGTCCGCGTCGTCCGCCACGGCGACCTCGGCCGTGACATGGGCCGGGAGCCATTCCCGTACGAGCTCCACCACGTCATCCACCACCCACGGGCGGTCCGCCGCCGTGCCGTGCGGGAGCAGTACCCGCACGCGGACCCAACTCCCCGCCGGCACCGGCACGGAGGGGTCCTCGGGGCCGGCCGAGCAGTGCGTACCGCCGGATTCGGTGAGCTCCAACCGCCCGCCCAGTACGTGCCGGACGAGCAGTTCGAGCCCGGTCCGGGTGCCGCGCAGGCCGTGCAGCCGGTGGCCGAGGAGCAGCGCGTTGCGCCGGCCGACGGTCCCCACGCAGGCGGGCAGCGAGGTGTTGGTCCACCCCAGCATCCAGGCGACGAAGTCATCGGGTGCGGTGTGCGGGCTGAAGTAGGCGTCCAGGCAGTCGAGCGCGGTGATCAGCGGGGCCAGGGCGTCGTCGAAGCCGGCGATGAACCGGTCGGCGAAGTGCCCCTGCCGGTAGCTCTCGGGCAGGATCGCGCGCAGCGACCGGCTTCCGGGCACCAGCGGTGGCAGGGGAGGTGCGGAAGCGGCCGGCGCCGGCGGTGCGGGGGGTGGTGACGGCAGTCTTTCCATCGTTCTCGTCGCGTCTTCCCGTTCTCTTTTCGTGTGGACGTCCGGCCATCTAGCGGTTCTTCACGGCCACTTGGTGGCGGAAGGAGAGGAACAGCGTCGCCGGACCGACCTCGATCCGGTCGGTGGGGGCCTGCCGCTCGCCCGTGCCGAGGTCGGCCGGGTACATCTCCAGCTTGGCCACCGACTCGACGCCTTCGCAGCGCGCGCTGACCGCGTACAGATCGCTCAGCCGCAGCGCCCGCCCCAGTGGCCAGCCCGAGCGGCGCTCGCCGCCGGGCGCGGACGGCAGCGGACTCAGGCACTCGTACAGCGCGCGCAGCACCCGCTCCCGGACCTCCTGCCGGTCCGCGCCCTTGACCGCCTCCACCTCGGCGACGACCGTCACCCCCTGGTACCCGGGGCCGCTGACGGACACCGACACCCCCAGCGGACGGGCCGCTTCCACGGCGCGGGCGGCACCGGTCAGCAGTGCCTCGGAGGGCACCAACGCGCGCCAACCGTCCTCGTCGCGCACGTCCGCTACCTGAGGGACGATCAAAATCCTTACCAGCCCGGCGCGTTCGGAGCCGGCCGGCTCGGCCACGCACTCGATGCGGCCCGCCTCGCGGCAGGCCGCCGCCGCGATCGACTCGTAGTCGCGGGCGGTCACGGCCCGGTCCCGCGTGCGCAACCAGTGCCCGGCCCGCCGCCGGACGTTCTCCAGCGACTCGGCGTCCACTCCGCCGGTGGCGGGGCCACGGTTCGCCACCCGGGAGACCAGCGCGACCGGGGTGCGCAGCACGGTCAGGGTGCCGGCGGCCACATTGCCGGCTCGGCCACCGCCGCGCCGGTAGGAACCCGCCGTGATCCGGGCGCCGATCTCCGGCACCGCACCGTACTGGCGCATCTCCCCGTGCGGCTGCCGCACGGACGGGCCGAACCGCACGGTGCCGCTCACCTCGTCCACCGTCGCGTGCCGGTCGGTCGGCGAGGAGTCGGCGAACGAGGGGACCGCCCGCCACACCTGCCGACCGCTCTTGGTCTCCACCGACACCGTGCGCAGCGACCCGGCGGCCACCGGGGTGCGGTGGAGCGCGAAGGACTGCCCCGGTGTGCCGTCCGAGACGCCGAGTTCGTCGCGCGGCACGGTCTCGCCCTCCACCGCGTCGGTGGTCCCGCCGAGGGTGTACGCCTCCAGGGCGCCCACCGTGGGGGAGGCGGAGTACGCCGGTCGACCGGGCCCGGCCTCGGTGACCCGGCAGCGCAGCCAGCCCGCGCGGCGCCGCCCGATGAGTGAGGCGGTATGCCCCTCGGGCAGGTGCAGCACGATCTCCCCGGGCCGGTTCAGGCCCCCCGTCCCGTCGCTCTCGACCTCACAGGCCACCCAGCCCTCCCCGCACCACGCCTCCCAGACCCGCGGCGGACGGCGGGGGTCGACACCCACCCCGTCCAACCGGCAGTCCACCCGCAGCGCCACCGCGCACCGCGGGGCTGCCTGCGACAGGCCGACCAGCAGGGTGTCACCGGGCGCCGGCGGCTGCGCGAAACAGGTCACCGGCTCGCCCGCCAGGAAGCGTTCGGTGACCAACTCGGGCGGCTGCGCGGCCGACGCCGTGCCGATCTGCCCCAGCGCGGTCGAGGCGATCTGCAACTCCCGGTCGACGGTGAAGACATGGGCGGGCGCGCTACCCGTGCGCGGCGTGGCCACCTCGGTCCCCACCGGTACGCGGAGGTCGGCCTCCTGCGGAGCGGAGAGGTGGAACGTCAGCTCGGTACGGGCGGCTTGAGGAGCCGTCAGCTGAACGCCCAGGAGATCCAGGAACTCCAGGTGGACCTTCTCGGGGACCCGGTTGAGCCGGTACGACAGTTGGTCGACCATCTGCGCGAACGCCTCGATGAGCGCCACACCCGGGTCGGAGACGTTGTGATCGGTCCACTCCGGGCAGCGGCGTTGGATGAACCGCTTGGCGTCGTCGACGAGGTCCTGGAACCTGCGGTCATCCAGGTGGGGGCTAGGCAGCGACATCGTCTTCCCTCCTCGACGCCGGCAAGGCGTCGAGTTGCTGATCGAGGTGCGCTCCCGCGCCGTCGTGGGCGGGGATCACGTAGAACGGATGGACCAGATTGCGGCGGCTGTTGGTGCCGGCCAGGCGGTACCCGACGTGGATGTCCAGGACCTCCTGGTGCTCGGCGGCCTGCACCACGCGCACGTCCTCCACCGTGATCCGCGGCTCCCAGCGCTCCAGGGCCCGCCGTACCTCGTGCGCGATGGCACCGCTGGTGGACGCGTCGAAGGAGCCGAAGACCCGGTCGCGGATGGCGCAGCCGAACTCCGGCCGCATGGGCCGCTCGCCCGGTTCGGTGCCCAGGACGAGCCGGATCGCCTGCTCCACGTCGGCGGAGCCCTCGGCCATCGCCACCCCGCCGGACGGGCTGACACCCAGGGGGAAGGCCCAGCCCCGGCCGATGAAGAAGTCAGACACGGCGCTCAACCGCTGATCACGACGGTCGGGCAGCCGGCCACGATCATGCCGCCGCAGCCGAGGGTGTCGCCCATCGCCGCGGCCGGCATGCCGCCGATCAACACCTTGCGCACGGCGACGACCGGAACCGGCGGGATCGGCGGTATGTGGACGGGCCCCAGGCAGGTGGCCAACGCACCGGCCACGGCGGCCGGTTGACCGCCTATCAGGACGTTGGCCGCCATCGGCGGACCCGTCACCACTCCGGCCGCGGCGCCGTGCGCGGTCGGATCCCCTATGCGTGCGGCAGCAGGCATGGTCGTACACTCCTCTCTACGGGGTCAACACCCCCTAAAATAAGGTCAGTTGATCTTTACGAGGGCGGCCGATATCTCGGCGAGGGCGCTGCCCGAGACCTTCATCTTCGCGGCGGCGCTGAGCTGGACGTCGGTACCGGAGAGTTCGACCTTGGTTCCGGAGAGCTGAAGGCCCTGCTGGGCGCTGACCGTGACCTTCTGGCCCTTCAGCTCCAGCGGTGCCTGCCCCGCGTCCACGGTGATGCCGTGCTTGGCGGAGATCTCCACACTGCCGTCGCTGTGCACCGAGATCAGCGTGTTGTGCTGGTCCAACTGGAGCCGGAGCTTGCCGTCGCCGGTGATCAGGGTGGCCCCCATGCCCGGGCTGCCCGCGTCCAGCAGCTCCAGTCGGTGCCCCTCCTTCGAGGCGAACGACCGCCGGTTGGTCTTGCCCTTGCTCTTGTCGACCAAGTCAAGCTGGTGGGTGGCGAGTTGATCGACACCGTTGTAGAGCCCGCCCAGCACGTACGGTCGGTCCAGGAAGCCGTCCTCGAAGCCGACCAGCACCTCCTCGCCCACTTCCGGCAGTACGACGCCGTGACCGCCGCTGCCGCCGAGCTGCACCGTGCGCGCCCAGTCGCTCGTGTAGTCCGGGTCCAGCCACGGCAGTTGCACCTTGACCCGGCCCCGTTTCTGCTCGTCCTTGATGTCGACGACCTTGCCTGGGTGCAGCCCGTGGAAGCGGCGCAGCCCCGCCTCGCCGTCCCCGGGGCGACCGACGCGGAGCCGGTCCGCCCCCTCATCGACCGTGACGGACGTCAAGTAACCCGATTCCGGGTGGTATTCATGGCAGACACCGGTCACGGTGTAGCGCCCCTGGAACCGTGGGCCCAACCCGCCGAGGGTCACCGCGGACCCGAGCCGCAGCCGCGGCTCGCCCCGGACGACCGCCCGCAGCCGGGTCAGCCCCGCGCTCACCTCCTGCGCCATGACCTCCGCGACCTGCTCGACCTCGTGCTGGGTGCCGCGCGGCAACCTCGCCAGCAACAGCGGTTCCCCGCGTACCGCACCCGGCGCCGCCCGCCACGCCACGTCCCGCCGCTGCGACCCTTCCGGCTTCCTCCGCGCGGCGAAGGGCTCCTTGCGCTCGGGGTCCCAGGCGCGCACCGCCACCTCGGTCACCTGCTCGCGCAGGGACGCCACGGACGACACCTTCACCAGGTTCTCGCCGAATTCCAAGGCGTAGGGGCTCTGCCGGGACGGGGTGCCCTTCGCCGGCCCGTCCGCGGCTCGTGTCGGCCGGGCGAAGTGCAGCTTGCCTTCCCGGAAGAACAGCTCGCACCCGTTCTCCCGGGCGAGGTGGGCCAGGAAATCCCAGTCGGACATGGCCGGTTGGGACAGGAACGGGTACTTCGGCCCGGTGCGGTCGACGGTTCCGGTGGGCACCCCCGTCAGCTTCGCCA includes the following:
- a CDS encoding PAAR domain-containing protein; the protein is MPAAARIGDPTAHGAAAGVVTGPPMAANVLIGGQPAAVAGALATCLGPVHIPPIPPVPVVAVRKVLIGGMPAAAMGDTLGCGGMIVAGCPTVVISG
- a CDS encoding phage tail protein, producing the protein MPGSRSLRAILPESYRQGHFADRFIAGFDDALAPLITALDCLDAYFSPHTAPDDFVAWMLGWTNTSLPACVGTVGRRNALLLGHRLHGLRGTRTGLELLVRHVLGGRLELTESGGTHCSAGPEDPSVPVPAGSWVRVRVLLPHGTAADRPWVVDDVVELVREWLPAHVTAEVAVADDADPLSAPHAPGGGR
- a CDS encoding NADase-type glycan-binding domain-containing protein; its protein translation is MGSASSGHRGWHQPDERDMCGSCGVVAYPGEMFCVSCGAYLGWDTTGRNRAVRPEPAPATGPDPLFAQPTSPPAPPTARPQPWNGPPEPAPPADARVLEPSPAAAPWSDYPGYAAPVPEPTAAYPRVITGELVLQTAPYEHTHAVADTPPIDLSHLLLCPECREPNAESRTYCHPCGALLRPEPEPPVPTRWERLRQEYVERPEVWHWDRRWNVLLAALPVCLVAGVSMGSVAAAAERAVPLVKDRFLAQHMVAPESVSASSSAKGFGPDLASDGVDNKAWAPQGSGQDVVGEYWTATFQAPFRLTSLVIVNGASKTPGQFFEAGRPTKITVTATTTDLGVVEKTINLGDQPGPQRFDLGIDGVTALEVRIAAVNPGLKPRMPVAMAEIQFFSRQAS
- a CDS encoding GPW/gp25 family protein, with product MSDFFIGRGWAFPLGVSPSGGVAMAEGSADVEQAIRLVLGTEPGERPMRPEFGCAIRDRVFGSFDASTSGAIAHEVRRALERWEPRITVEDVRVVQAAEHQEVLDIHVGYRLAGTNSRRNLVHPFYVIPAHDGAGAHLDQQLDALPASRREDDVAA
- a CDS encoding VgrG-related protein; translated protein: MTGRHTAGLGIWINGRRLPPACDTALAWARVEENGRASASAELGFRGPQGAALLAGGDIDLGSTVRLTAFAADGGHALFEGEVTDCETRASAEAGAAGGGVFTVVRAEDHAHRLRRGVRVLAYHQMSAGEIVEEVAKLTGVPTGTVDRTGPKYPFLSQPAMSDWDFLAHLARENGCELFFREGKLHFARPTRAADGPAKGTPSRQSPYALEFGENLVKVSSVASLREQVTEVAVRAWDPERKEPFAARRKPEGSQRRDVAWRAAPGAVRGEPLLLARLPRGTQHEVEQVAEVMAQEVSAGLTRLRAVVRGEPRLRLGSAVTLGGLGPRFQGRYTVTGVCHEYHPESGYLTSVTVDEGADRLRVGRPGDGEAGLRRFHGLHPGKVVDIKDEQKRGRVKVQLPWLDPDYTSDWARTVQLGGSGGHGVVLPEVGEEVLVGFEDGFLDRPYVLGGLYNGVDQLATHQLDLVDKSKGKTNRRSFASKEGHRLELLDAGSPGMGATLITGDGKLRLQLDQHNTLISVHSDGSVEISAKHGITVDAGQAPLELKGQKVTVSAQQGLQLSGTKVELSGTDVQLSAAAKMKVSGSALAEISAALVKIN
- a CDS encoding putative baseplate assembly protein, producing the protein MSLPSPHLDDRRFQDLVDDAKRFIQRRCPEWTDHNVSDPGVALIEAFAQMVDQLSYRLNRVPEKVHLEFLDLLGVQLTAPQAARTELTFHLSAPQEADLRVPVGTEVATPRTGSAPAHVFTVDRELQIASTALGQIGTASAAQPPELVTERFLAGEPVTCFAQPPAPGDTLLVGLSQAAPRCAVALRVDCRLDGVGVDPRRPPRVWEAWCGEGWVACEVESDGTGGLNRPGEIVLHLPEGHTASLIGRRRAGWLRCRVTEAGPGRPAYSASPTVGALEAYTLGGTTDAVEGETVPRDELGVSDGTPGQSFALHRTPVAAGSLRTVSVETKSGRQVWRAVPSFADSSPTDRHATVDEVSGTVRFGPSVRQPHGEMRQYGAVPEIGARITAGSYRRGGGRAGNVAAGTLTVLRTPVALVSRVANRGPATGGVDAESLENVRRRAGHWLRTRDRAVTARDYESIAAAACREAGRIECVAEPAGSERAGLVRILIVPQVADVRDEDGWRALVPSEALLTGAARAVEAARPLGVSVSVSGPGYQGVTVVAEVEAVKGADRQEVRERVLRALYECLSPLPSAPGGERRSGWPLGRALRLSDLYAVSARCEGVESVAKLEMYPADLGTGERQAPTDRIEVGPATLFLSFRHQVAVKNR